The region TTCGATTCCACTGTGCCAGCGATATTTCCCGTCTCGCCGTTGACATGAATCAAGCGGTTGCTGCCAGTGGACGGGTGCCAGAAGAGCAAGTCGGTTCCGCCGCCGCCATCGAAATCACCAGTGACGACCTGTGTGAAATCGCTGCCATTGATCATGGTTGTTGCGAACGGATTGTCTTGCACCGTGCCGTCGCCAAAGACGATGCGGTGTTCCCCGCTAACGGGATCCCAGAACAACAAGTCATCACCTTCGGCTCCCGCACCGGTGGGCATGGCATCGAAGTTGCCACTCACGACGTGCTGGTAATTGCCGTTGATCATTTCGTTGTCCACACCTTCATCAACAACGGTCGCCATTTGCGGCATCAATGGTGACGGTGCGTCGGCGGCGATCGTGTGTGGCTGTGGTCCATTCGGTGGGTCGATGCTGAAGTACAGTGTTGTAATGCCGCTTTCGCTGTACGGGTCGATGCCTTCGTCGAATGTGCCGTTGCCGTTGGCGTCCAGGAATCCGCTGGCGAAGACGTCGATCTCATAAACGCCTGGCTTCGTGAACGCCCAGTTGTAGTGACCATGGCTGCTCGCCGGCGTGAACAAGCTATCCGAATCGTCGATTCCATCGCTGCTGGCCATCCAAACCGTTGGTTCGTCCAGACTGCTGTTGTACAGGCTGAACTGGCCACCCTCGGGACCTCGCATTCCAAGCAACTGCATTTCGATCCATGCCGCATCTGAATCGACGCGAGGATCCATGTTCGTGTAGGTGGCAAACGCATTCCGCGGGCTAGTGCTTGTTGAGATGCCAAGATCGGGCACCATCGGCGGAGCGCCGCTTTGAGGTAGCAAATAAATGTGGCTTCCGGGCTCAGCGCCCAAGAAGGCGAACTCGTTACTGCTTGGTGCAGGAACCATACTGTCAGGACCACCGACGATCAACACTTCGCTGACATCCAAATCGGAACCCGGTGCTTCGAACGTCCAGAGATTTTCACGGTACTCCATCGTGATGTCAGCATGGCCACCGGTGAAGAATTCGGTGATCTGACGCGCTGGTCTGCGCTGCAACGTGTAAACCTCGCCACCAAGAACTGGTGTTGCTAGCGGGTTGCCTTCCAAGTCAACGATACCCGCCACTCCGTTAGTCAAACCCAACGCACCGCTGCCAGTGCCGGTGTCGACCGTTACAACGTACTCGGTTCCATCGCCGCTGACATCGGTGACCGCAGCCCCCGTCAAGCTACCCCCGAAGTTCGCGGCGAAGGTTTCTGTGGTTATGCCAGTGACCGGCTCGTTAAAGGTGACAGCAAATCGAACGGACTGAGCAGCGGTTGCGGCCGGACCCAGTCGCGTGATGCTGGCAACCCGCGGAGCCGACCCGTTGATCACCACACCGCTCAGATCGGCCATCGGCAAAGTGCGGTCCACATCATCGCCAACCGGATCGGTCATCGCTGCTCCGGTTGGCAGGGACACCATCATGGAAGCCAGTGCGATGCCATTCAGGTCGGAATCGTCGCCCTGGACCGAGTAACGAAATGTCAGGGTGGGTGTGCCGGTCCCTGACAGGTATTCCGCTGTCACCGTCTGATCACCAATCTGCAATTCGATCGCGGGCGTGCCAGTCACGTCGACAGGAACACCGAAGTGAACGTGCAAATCGATCGCCGCATCCTGGAGGTAAATGCCGTCCTCCGGGACGATCATTTGGTTGGCGAAAAAGCTGAGCTGATTCTCGTGAACCACGATCGCGAACGGATTATCGACGTCACCCGCAATCACGTCCATTTGTCCGTCGCCGTTGAAGTCAGCCAGTGACGCGTCAAACATCGAAAACTTTGGCGAACCGTCTATTGCAATGATCTGGCGGTCGCCAAACGATCCCGTCCCATCATTGGCGTACCACGAAACCGAGGTGTCGTCGAAACCGGCCGCCACCAGGTCCAGATCGCCGTCGCCATCGATGTCGCCGACGTCACCACCGAAAACGCCGGACTCGTCGACGGCCACCACCCGCTTTTCAAACGTGTTGTTGCCTAAGTTTCGGTAATACGCCAACTCGCTCGCGAAATACGATGTCGAAACGATGTCGATCAATCCGTCCCCGTCGAGGTCACCGCTATAGAGGTTGCGAACATCGATATCGCTATCAGCCAGAACCGAACTACTGAACCCGCCGGTACCATCGTTGACGAACAACGTGATTTGCTCAACGTCATTGGAGCCGACCACCAAGTCGATATCTCCATCGACGTCCGCATCAAAGGCGATCATTGCGTTTCCGCCAGTCAGGCCGGTCGCGATCTCCTCGGCAATATAGGTTCCGTTCAAATTGCGGAACAACCGAACCACTCCGTCGTTGCTGACTGAGGCAAAATCGACGTCTCCGTCACCGTCCAGGTCGCCTCCAACCGCGTCCCGGTGGCCACCCGCACCGGCAATTGGCACCGGGGCTCCGAAGTTCCCGTTGCCGTCGTTGGGGTGGTAGTGGAAGGTGGTGCCCCCAACGATGACAACGTCTAAGTCACCATCTTGGTCAGCATCGACCGAAAAAACGTTGCCAATAAAATCGGACGTCCCTGGCAAGATCGTTTGCCGCTCACCAAACGTCCCATCCCCTAAATTCGGTGCCCAAACAACCTCGGTCAGGAAGGTCACATCAGCAAAACCATTGACCAAAGCATCCGGCAGCCCGTCACCGTTCAGGTCGGTACCGATGGTGTTATACGCATACCCGGGTTCAGGCATGACGACCTCCGGCAATGCGAACGGAACCGCAACCGGAGGCAGCGGGTCGGCTGGCAGCGTCACGGGAGTGGGTTCGCCTGATTCGTTGATCTGGAAATACAACGTCGTCACGGCACTTTCACTGTAGGGATCGACGCCCGGATCGAGCGTGCCGTTTCCGTTGGCATCGAGGAAGCCCGACGCAACCACGTCAACCTCGTAGATACCGGGCTCGGTGAATGCCATGATGGTGTGATCATGGCTGCCTTCACGCAGCCAGTACGCGTCGTCCATATCAATCCCATCGGACGATGCCATCCACACCCGTGGGCCTTCGATTCCAATCGAGTACATTGAGAACTCGCCCCCAGCCGGACCGCGGACGTCCGCCAAATCGAGACGAATCCAGCGGCTGGTCGTGTTCACACGCGGGTCGGCTTCCAAATAGGCGGCGAATGTTCCCGGTGTTGTTTCCTCGGCTCCTAAGCCCAAGAACGGTAGGTCTGGGGTCGGCGATCCAGGCAGAACGTACACGGTGTCGTCAGTCTCACCCAAGAACGCCCATTCCGCGCCGCTGGGGGTCGTCTCGGCTGAACTCGGCCCGCCCACGGTCAGCACTTCGTCCGGTGCAAAATCGCCCGCGGGATTGTCGATGTGGAAACTCAGATCCCAGTTGCCATCGACGAAGTTTACACCCAAGTCCGCATGCCCTGAGGTGTAGAAATTCGAGATGGTCCGCACCGGACGTCGATTCAGCGTATACACCTCACCGCCAATGAATCCGGTCCCAAGCGAACTTCCGCCGACATTCGTGATCGTGGCTGCGTCCAGCACGTCTAGTCGGATCGTCCCGATACCGGTTCCGGTCCCCACGGTGACCATGTACGAAGACCCGTTGCCTTGAACTTCGGTCACGACCGCACCGGTCACGCCATCAGCAATGACTTCAAAGTCAGCTACATCCACACCACTGACGGACTGGTCGAATTCAACATGGAATTGGACAAACCTCTCGGCGGTCGGGTTGTCATCGGTGCGAGTGATCGCCGACACCAGCGGGGCGATTCCGTCAATCAAGACGTCTGAAAGATCCGTCGCTGGGACATCTAATCCGTTTCCGGTGATTTCGTCACCGACGACATCAAGAAGGGAACCGCCATTCGGATTGATCGCGGCTCCGAGTTCCACTCCGTCCATGTCATCCGCGCCAGCCAGGACAACATACCGGAACGTTAAGGTGTTTGTTCCTGAACCACCGACGTAGGCGAACTCCACCGGGCTACCGTCCACCGTGCCCGGAATGATTGGCGTCCCCGTCACGGTCACAGGAGACCCGAAGTACACACCGACATCGACAAACTGACCAGTCCGGTAGGTCCCGGCTGCCGGTTTCAAAATAGCCGTGGCCGACTCGCCAGTCAGGTTCTCGCTTCTAAACACCGCTGTGGCATACGCGGCGGCCAACACATCTTTGTCCCCGTCGCCATCCAAATCGACCACGGGGGTTGCCATGATGGCAGTCCCGCCGGTTGATGCGATCGTCCGCGGTGCGTCAAAATCTCCTGCCCCATCACCTGGCAACCAGACAACTTCGCCATTGGCACCGCTGCCAACCAGCAAATCAACGTTGCCGTTGCCGTCCAAATCCTCAGCACTCAACCGATAGGGGGTGAGCACGGCACTGGTCAGGACTTGCTGTGAACCGAAGTTGCCACTGCCATCGTTCTCGTACCAAGCCACCTTATTGTCGTAGGATGCCGAGACAAGATCCTTGTCGGCATCTCCATCCAAATCGACAGCGAGAACGCTAAACGGCCCTGACAAATCAGAGGTGACAGTTTGAGGCATCCCAAAGTTGCCACTTCCATCGTTGGCTGCCCAAAGTACTTGGTTCAATGGGAAATTAGCCGCAGCGACATCAAGGTCACCGTCTCCATCCAGATCGTCGAACGCCAGTCCAAATGTGTAGGGGACGTTGAACGGAAGCGTTCCACCCGTGCTGAAGTTGCCATCACCGTCGTTGCCGTACCAAGTGATTTCGCCGACTTCCTGATTGTTGGCCACGGCATCGAGATCACCGTCTCCGTCGATGTCAGCCAATGACACGCCGAGAGTCCCTTGAGACACTCCTGGAAGATCGACAATCGCCTGTCGAGCACCGAACGTGCCGGAACCGTCGTTGGAATACCAAGCCAACCCAACACCGGTCTCGGCCACGATCACATCTTGACTTCCATCTCCGTCCAAGTCACCCGCGAGTGCGGCATCGGCTCCGACCGCCGCCACCGGAATCGCATCGCCGAAGCTTCCGCCATCCAATGGCAACCAAGAGACGGAGCTAAACGATGGGACGAGCAGGTCCGTATCGCCATCGGCATCGAAGTCTGCGACATCCGCACCGACCGGCCCTTCCGGGGCTGTCGAAACCACCTCCGGCATGGCAAACGGGACCACCGCCGAAGTCAGAAGCGTCTTGGTCTCAAGGGCCTCGACGGCGGAGCCATACTGAGCGCGACGCCGATTCCGACCTTTCAGCCGGCTTGGTCGACGAATCGTTGGAACGCGCCGCAGGTCACGCAGGAACTCACGGAAACCGTTCAGCATTTTCAGGGCCCTCATTGTGTTTCGTCAGTGCAAAATAAGACTTCACAACAGCCAAGCCGTCCACCGGCTGGCCTTGGCATACATTCGGTCAACAGTGGTTTGCAGGACATCGTTTGGAGGCGTAAGGACCTTCCGCCAAACCGCCATAGACTCAGGCGTGCGGTCAGACTCCCATGTGCGTGATGCCTGCAACGTGCATGGAGTCACTGTCTTAACGTCCTCTTGCCACGATGTTTTCTCGGCGAGATCAGCCTCTCCATTGGGGTTGGCGACACTGAATGTCGCACACCAAGAACTAATGCAACAAACATCCTAGATGATACAAATCGCATTTACACATAATATGCAAATAAGGAGAGTAGGTATACTGGGGCTACCGGTCAAGCAGGTGATGATAAAATCATCTGTGAAGATTCCTCACATGGTTGCCCTGCAGGTTTGCAATCGGACCGTTCCAATTGACAGGCGGCAGAACTTACTCCGGTCGTTGCCGCGAAAGAATCATCACTCAGAATCCCAAAGCGTTGCGTCTAGTCGTCGAATGACGAACGTGGTCACGAGACTAAGTTGATAGCCCGTTGGTCAAGCAGATCCGTAAGATTATCGCCGCTTCTTCGCTTTCAGTCCCATTCGCCTTTTCCCTCCCGACCATGCGATCGAAGTTGAACTCGGACGGCGATCACCGGATACTCGATTCTCCACATCTCACGTCATTCGGAACGCTGCTCGATCGGAGGTCGGCCCATGCCATCCTGGACACAATGCCCCTGGAAAGAATTCGCGACGGGACTACGACATAGAACAACGGCACTCGTACTAACCATGGTGACACTGGTCCTGTCAGTTTGCTCGGAGAAAACCAGAGCGGCCGCGGAGGAACCGCCGCCGAACGTCGTATTAGTCCTGGCAGACGATCTGGGTTATGGCGACTTGGGATGTTATGGGGCTACGAAAGTTCAGACGCCCAACATCGATCGGCTTGCAGCCGAAGGGCGTCGGTTTACGGATGCTCATTCGGTATCGGCGGTCTGTACACCGTCGCGTTATGCACTGCTCACGGGCCAGTTCCCCGTGCGGGCGAACGATGGCCGAGGCGTATGGGGACCAGCCCCAGTGACTTCGCCGCTGATCGTCGACACCGATCAAACGACCATTGCGGATGTCTTCAAGAGTGGTGGCTACGACACGGCAGTCATCGGGAAATGGCATCTTGGCTTCGGCAATGGAAGAAACACATGGCAGGAGCCGCTTCGACCTGGACCACAGGATCTTGGCTTTGATTACTACTTTGGGATGCCGGTTGTGAACAGCGCGCCTCCCTATGTTTATGTGGAAAACGATCGCATCGTCGGTAGCGATCCTGACGACCCGCTAATCTATCTCGGTCGAAATGCCAAGAACGCGACACCGATCACGCCCATTCCTCCAGAAGCCGCAAACCGTGTTCGCAATGCATTTGGTGGGGCGAAGAAAGCCCATCAATTGTTCAACGACTATCGAGTTGGAACAACGTTCGCGAAGAAGTCTGTCGAATGGATTAACGACCGGAAAGACAAACCATTTTTTCTCTATTTGGCGACGACTAACATTCATCATCCCTTTACTCCAGCCAAACGGTTTCAGGGGACTAGTCAGTGCGGGTTATATGGCGACTTCATCCATGAACTCGACTGGATTGTGGGTGAGATTCTTACATGCCTCGAAGATAATGGACTCACTGACAATACGCTTGTGATCTTCACGAGTGACAACGGTGGAATGTTCAATATCGGTGGGCAGGCCGCCTTCAAAGCAGGACATCGTCAGAACGGCGACCTTCTTGGTTTTAAGTTCGGCGCGTGGGAAGGCGGGCACCGCGTGCCTATGATCGTCCGGTGGCCGGGCAAGGTGAAAGCGGGCACGACTTCGGACCAATTGATCGGCAATGTCGACATGCTAGCAACATTCGCAGCGCTCACGGGACAGAAGCTGAACGAAGTTCAAGAGACTGATAGCGTCAATATGCTTCCTGCGTTCGTCGCCGACCCGGAACAGCAGATTCGCGATCATTTAATATTAGCGCCGCATAAGAATACGCATCTATCGGTTCGCAAAGGAAGGTGGATGTACATCCCGCGGAAAGGAAGTGGCGGATTCGGTGGAAGCACTCCCGGGGGCCACACGTTCGCCGGACCCGCGGCAGCGAGTTTCGTCGGTTCAGTCAACAGTGATATTGAAGATGGAAAGATCAAGAAAGACGCACCGCCCGCGCAGCTCTACGACCTCAACGCGGATGTCAGTGAGACGAAGAACCTCCACGACGAATTTCCGGAAGTCATCAAGGAATTAGATTCTTTGTTGGCCAGATACAAACCAAACCCGTCTCCCAAGAAGCCGACTCCGCGTGGCAAAAACAAGCCCGCAAAGAAGACACCTGCGACACCAAGTCAGCGAAGCACATCGTTTGACTTCGAATCGGGTCGACTCAAACCCTGGAAGATCGTTGAAGGCCAATTCGGCCACATCATTGGAAGCCGAGAGCAATTCTTTCACAACAAAGGGGAATACAACAAACAAGGCAAATACTATCTTACAACACTCGAATCCTCGCCAATGGCAGAGAAAGGCAAGGATGCTCAAACCGGTGTTGTTGTCTCGCCAATGTTTGTTCCTAAGGCGGGAACGATGACGTTTCGTGTGGGTGGAGGCGACGGCCCAAACGTCTATGTGGCTCTCTGCACCGCTGACGGGAAAGAAGTTCTGCACGCACGCGGCATTCGAAATCAAGTCATGCAGGAACGCTCTTGGGATCTGACTGCATACGTTGGCAAGAAGATGTTCATCAAGGTTGTCGATCGCTCAACAGGCGGGTGGGGGCATATCACGGTTGATGACTTCCAGTTCGACGCCAAAGTGCTGGAAGACGAATAACTACGAAAAGAATGAGCAGAACCGTAACAAAATAGACGAGACCGCCGCCGTTGGTTATTGAGTGCAACATCGAATGACCATCCTACGCACTCATAGCCCATGCCTGGCCGAATAATGTGACTCTTTGATCACGCTAGCAATTACACTAGCGTGATCAACGAGATCGAATCGAGCTTGTATCTCAGTCCACCAAAGCGTGACCACACACAAAACTAGTGAAGAGTCGACACGCCGTCCCAATCAAAGCCCTAGCGAGGTACGATGTCGACTATCCTGGCTTTACAGTTGGATCGCCAGCTTCGACAGTAAATGACGCTCGTTTCGTGACCTCGCCGCCTTGGGTTTCGACATCATCGACAACCATGTAGTCGCTGATCCAACTTTCCGGTGTCACCGTACACCGCACATATCCTCGCTCTCGGTTATAGAACTTGAGGCTCGGATTGTTCGCCAACATTTGGTCGTGATCTTTCGGCTTGTTTTGACCATTGCCTCCGCTGGAAATCGAGGTTCCCACGAATTCGGTGGCGACGACCGGTTCATCGGCCAACCGATCATCCAGCCGAAGTTCGTTGACCCAGTTCGAGTGGATATCTCCGGTCAACACGACGGGGTTCGGAACTCTCCGGTCGGCCAAGAACTTCAATAGCTGCCGCCGCTCCGCCGCGTATCCGGGCCATTGATCCATCGAGTAAGCCGGCGAAACCCCATTTCGATCGAACCCGACCAATCCCATCATGACTTGCTGAGCAAGCACGTTCCACTGACCACGCGAGGTGATCAGCGACCGTTGCAACCAACCGCGTTGTTTGCTTCCCAGAAGCGTATTGCTTTTACCCAAAGCCGCTTCGTTGAGGGGAGAATGTCGATCGTTGTTGGGCTGATCACTCCGATACTGCCGAGTATCTAGCACCATTAGTTCCGCCAGCCGTCCGAATGAGGCTTTGCGGTACAGTTTCATATCCGGTCCTTGTGGAAGCGACCGTCGACGGAGCGGCATCATTTCATAATAGGCCTGGTAGGCATTGGCCCGCCGAACCAGATATTCCACAGGATCGACATCAAGCTCTTCGGAAATCGCACCCGCGCAGTTGTTATCAAACTCGTGATCATCCCAGGTGACAAACCATGGGCATTGCGCGTGCATGTGACTCAGCAGTGGATCAGTCCGATATTGACAGTGACGAACCCGATAGTCTCCTAGCGACTCGATCTCTTTGCCAAGGTGCGTACGGATTTTGCCGTTTCGCCCCGATTCATACTCGTAGATATAGTCACCGAGATGGAAGACGAGATCAACATCGTCTTTAGCCATCTGCTCGTACGCGGTAAAGTAACCCTGCTCGTAGTTTTGACATGATGCGAAGGCAAACTTAAGTTGTGCGGGCATCACGTTCGGGCCGGGCAAGGTGCGAGTTCGACCGACCGGGCTAGCTGCGTCTCCGGAACGGAACTGGTACCAGTACCAGCGATCCGGTTTGAGGTTATTTAGTTCCACATGCACGGAATGCCCCAATTGTGGCATTGCTGTCGATGCCCCTTTGGCAACCACAGTTTTCAGGGTTTCGTCCTCGGCAACAACCCATTCAACCTCAACCGGAGTCGCAGGCATGCCGCCGTAGGGTTCAAGTGGTTTAGGAGCCAGTCGCGTCCACAAGACAAAGCCCCTGCTGTCTGGATCTCCCGAAGCAACACCGAGAGTAAACGGATCATCGCTGAACTTCGGTTTCGTGCCAGCGAGTGTCGACTGCGTCGTGTAAGGAATCGACGACAGTGCGGCACCGTACGCAAGAAAGAGTCGGCGGCTCACGCCACCTTCATAACGCACCGCATCTGCCAATCGAGAGAGATCAAGCATTGTTAAAACTTCCTGTCACAGACACGGGAGTTCACCTCACGCGTCGAAATACATAGTTAGCCGAAGACTTCCACACGTGAATTCTTGCGAACAAAGTCGTCGACCTCAAGCAAGGCAAAGATGTATTTCCGATGAAGTTCCCGCGAAGGCCCCTCCATAAACTTGGAAAAGAAGAATTGGAGTCGCCTTAACGATGCGACAATTCTCGTGTGACACGAACACTTGAGTTCGTCAGGGACGTAGGAAACAGAAAGAGTTGCTAGTCGCGGACGATCATATCCCGCCGGTCAACGCACTTTCAGAATTTAGCCAACTGGCTAGGAATTTGAACACCAATTCTCTAGGCCCATTGAATCTGGTGAAGACACCCCGAGTTCCACGAGTAACGACTCATGCTAGCAGCCTGCATGGTCTTGTCGAGATCGACCGATTGCTTAACTTCGTTCGCACGCTCTATTCAGCGTCAGCTTCGCATGCGACTGTTACCAATCATTTGAACTCGATTCGCAAACGGTTGCAACAACTCTTAAGAGTCTCGCAAGCACGAGGCAACCTCAATTTCAGATAGGTTACTCATCGACGGTGTTCAGTTCGCGGGGTTTGGGGGCGACGTCCGCTAGCATGACGTTGTTGAGGTATTCCAGTTGCACCCGCTCAGCTTCCGCAAGCACACCTTTGAGCTTGCAAAACGACTGAATGGCACAGACGTTCTCAGTGTCGATGCAGTCGAGCAAGTGGAGATTTCCCTCAAACCGCTCCACGACTTCACCCAGCCGAATTTCCGTCGGTCGCTTCGCTAACTCAATACCGCCACCCAACCCACGAACACTTCGGATGTAACCATAACGCGAAAGTTGATTGACGACTTTCGCGACGTGATGCGTCGAGATACCGAACAACTCCGCCACGTCGGCAACTTTAGCACGCCCCGTCCGCGACGCGAGGTACATCAGTGTTCGCAAGGCGTAATCTGTTTGTGTGGTGAGTTGCATGGTGACATGGACAGAGTGGTGGTGATTGATGCCGGAAACCAAAACATCTATTTCTCGTGCATCTTTCACCTAAATATCGACATTCTCATCCAATTTGTCAAGGCATCCGTGAGACTGCCGCAATGTGCAAGCCGACTATGAGACTCGCACTCTCTGAACCTATTCAAACGCGAGTTAAATACAGAATCCCGGTTTGCCAAGACATCAAAGCAGGGTCTGTCTCATGCCAACCGGGAACCAAAGGCGTATTCGTATCCATCGCGGAAATAAAAGACCACAGTTCTGAGGTGCTATTGTTTGGCACGATGCCGACGAAGGAACGAAATTTTAGGTTTACATCCCAGCGGCAAGCGCTTCGAGATGTCGGCTAAAGTGATCGGCTAGCACTTCGGTGTAAGTGTCCGGATGCGATTCCAAGACCGACCGGACGGCGGGTCCCAGTTCAGGGTCTGTCAACGTCGATCCAAACGTGCAGTGGAGAATCTGTCGACCAGGTTCGGTGAAGCCGACACCTTGTGGCACATCAGCCCAGCACTCAAGATAAACTTGTTCCAGCTTTTTGGCGTCTAGGCCATCAGCAGTAGGAACGGCGTCGTTCGTTGCGGACACATGATAGGTCGCTTTGTCGATGTCGTAGCGATCGCGGCCGAATTGTACGATGCGGCGGAACAGGGCCTCATCGTGTCGAGCCACAACCCGAAGGGCTTCGAGGTAACTAGTGCCGGCGGTCTTCACATGGAACCGACCCTTCGTCGCCCGTGCGAGAGCGGCATACATCGAAAGTTTGTCTGAGCCCGAATGCAGACTCAGCTTGTAGGGGCCAAGCATTTCGGCAATTGCGGCATGATCGTTCAACGATGCTTCCAGGGCAGCAACATCGCCTTTGTAATCCACACCCTTTTCCAGTTCGCCAATAAACCGTGGAGCCAAACTAACGAGTTTCATTCCACCTTGAAGACACTGATCGGCAATGATGTAGTGCTCGGCTAGTGTTGTCGGCTGATCAGTCTCATCGACAGAGAGCTCGATTTCATAGTCGCCATTTTTCGCTTCGTGAACCGATTTGATATGGTCTCCTAAATGGAGCGCCCGCTGAATTGCAGAGCCATATTTGACTGCCGCTCGCATGCAGGCTTGCTCGTCTAACTCCACTTTCGAACCGGAGGGCAGGTCGATCGACTTGCCTAAATAACTCTCGTACCAAGGAGCCGACTCGCGGGCAGACTCGAACTTCTCACGGAGTGTGGCCTCATCATAGTCATCGGCCTTCTGGTCGACATCGTCCGACGGGTCAATCGTAAAGAAGGTGAATCCGACCGCTGCGGTGACATCAACATCCTCTGGGGTCTTCAAGTGATCCGCATCCGCCCCAATGCGCCCCTCCCAACCCGCGGATTTTGCACCGTTGAGGGCATCGTCCATTACCTGTTGCGGTGTCCGTTGAGTGCGTGTCATTTCGCGAATGGATTGCTGCGGAAAGATCGGCTCGATCCCATTCGCCGACCGTTGCATCGCCACGACATGACCAGGCGTTGCGAGTCCGATCCGATCACCGAATCCAAAACTCGGAGCCAATCCTAGTGTCACACATTGCGGTTGTTCACTCATTGTTATTGATCTTTCTATACCTAAGATTCAATTGTTTTCGAAGGAGAATACCTGTCCATAGATGCTAAACATCATCGATATGTTTGATACGCGATCCAATGGTTCTGCTTGGTCGTTTACTTTCAACGGCGTTAGACAACTTCGATCACTGCTTTGATCACGCCAGATTCGGGGCGAGTGAACGATTCAAAATCAGAAATGACATCACTGAACGACGTCCGGTGGGTGATCCAAGGTTTCGTGTTGATTGTGCCATCTTCGATTAGACCGATGATGCGACCGAAGTCGCGAGGAAGAGCATTTCGTGAACCTTTGATCGTCATCTCCGGCTTATGAAGAGCCGGATGTGGAAAGGAGACTTCCGCCGTGGTAATACCAACGTAAACGAGCGAACCGGTATGGGCGACATAGTTCAAAGCGTTCGACATCGACCCGTTGTGGCCCGTTGCATCCGTCACGACCGCGTATTTATCTCCACCGGTAATTTCTTGGATCTGTTCAACTTCACTGCCATCACCTTTGAACTGAATCGTGTGCGGCACGCCATAGTTTTCGCGGCAGAACTCCAAACGAGACTCAACCATATCCATCACAGTAATCGTGGCACCGGTCAATCGGGTGAACTCCAGGGTCGCTAATCCAATTGGTCCCGCGCCGATGATTAGCACATGGTCACCCTCCTGCGGGGCACCTCGGTCGCAGGCGTGGCAACCGATGGCCAACGTCTCAACCAATGCAAGTTGCTCG is a window of Thalassoroseus pseudoceratinae DNA encoding:
- a CDS encoding FG-GAP-like repeat-containing protein, coding for MLNGFREFLRDLRRVPTIRRPSRLKGRNRRRAQYGSAVEALETKTLLTSAVVPFAMPEVVSTAPEGPVGADVADFDADGDTDLLVPSFSSVSWLPLDGGSFGDAIPVAAVGADAALAGDLDGDGSQDVIVAETGVGLAWYSNDGSGTFGARQAIVDLPGVSQGTLGVSLADIDGDGDLDAVANNQEVGEITWYGNDGDGNFSTGGTLPFNVPYTFGLAFDDLDGDGDLDVAAANFPLNQVLWAANDGSGNFGMPQTVTSDLSGPFSVLAVDLDGDADKDLVSASYDNKVAWYENDGSGNFGSQQVLTSAVLTPYRLSAEDLDGNGNVDLLVGSGANGEVVWLPGDGAGDFDAPRTIASTGGTAIMATPVVDLDGDGDKDVLAAAYATAVFRSENLTGESATAILKPAAGTYRTGQFVDVGVYFGSPVTVTGTPIIPGTVDGSPVEFAYVGGSGTNTLTFRYVVLAGADDMDGVELGAAINPNGGSLLDVVGDEITGNGLDVPATDLSDVLIDGIAPLVSAITRTDDNPTAERFVQFHVEFDQSVSGVDVADFEVIADGVTGAVVTEVQGNGSSYMVTVGTGTGIGTIRLDVLDAATITNVGGSSLGTGFIGGEVYTLNRRPVRTISNFYTSGHADLGVNFVDGNWDLSFHIDNPAGDFAPDEVLTVGGPSSAETTPSGAEWAFLGETDDTVYVLPGSPTPDLPFLGLGAEETTPGTFAAYLEADPRVNTTSRWIRLDLADVRGPAGGEFSMYSIGIEGPRVWMASSDGIDMDDAYWLREGSHDHTIMAFTEPGIYEVDVVASGFLDANGNGTLDPGVDPYSESAVTTLYFQINESGEPTPVTLPADPLPPVAVPFALPEVVMPEPGYAYNTIGTDLNGDGLPDALVNGFADVTFLTEVVWAPNLGDGTFGERQTILPGTSDFIGNVFSVDADQDGDLDVVIVGGTTFHYHPNDGNGNFGAPVPIAGAGGHRDAVGGDLDGDGDVDFASVSNDGVVRLFRNLNGTYIAEEIATGLTGGNAMIAFDADVDGDIDLVVGSNDVEQITLFVNDGTGGFSSSVLADSDIDVRNLYSGDLDGDGLIDIVSTSYFASELAYYRNLGNNTFEKRVVAVDESGVFGGDVGDIDGDGDLDLVAAGFDDTSVSWYANDGTGSFGDRQIIAIDGSPKFSMFDASLADFNGDGQMDVIAGDVDNPFAIVVHENQLSFFANQMIVPEDGIYLQDAAIDLHVHFGVPVDVTGTPAIELQIGDQTVTAEYLSGTGTPTLTFRYSVQGDDSDLNGIALASMMVSLPTGAAMTDPVGDDVDRTLPMADLSGVVINGSAPRVASITRLGPAATAAQSVRFAVTFNEPVTGITTETFAANFGGSLTGAAVTDVSGDGTEYVVTVDTGTGSGALGLTNGVAGIVDLEGNPLATPVLGGEVYTLQRRPARQITEFFTGGHADITMEYRENLWTFEAPGSDLDVSEVLIVGGPDSMVPAPSSNEFAFLGAEPGSHIYLLPQSGAPPMVPDLGISTSTSPRNAFATYTNMDPRVDSDAAWIEMQLLGMRGPEGGQFSLYNSSLDEPTVWMASSDGIDDSDSLFTPASSHGHYNWAFTKPGVYEIDVFASGFLDANGNGTFDEGIDPYSESGITTLYFSIDPPNGPQPHTIAADAPSPLMPQMATVVDEGVDNEMINGNYQHVVSGNFDAMPTGAGAEGDDLLFWDPVSGEHRIVFGDGTVQDNPFATTMINGSDFTQVVTGDFDGGGGTDLLFWHPSTGSNRLIHVNGETGNIAGTVESNVVPATSVNGNDFAQLVVGDFDGGEVDDLFFWDPTTGRNRFVHLEVVTPGSDTDFNNHQTDVIPTTLINGDYSTVKVGQFAVGGLDELLFIDMGSGQNRIVSLSTEDADTTTAFEDVVTNYFPTTLFNGNEFDRVEVADLNGDGLDDVFAWNSNTGPNRLASTSLNLETPPVAIDDAIGFQGINGDYELIARLTEDVFSDPNSDELFFWNPTTGRNRTGFVQS